Proteins from a single region of Bacteroidota bacterium:
- the recR gene encoding recombination mediator RecR: MEYSSQIIKNLVDSFVRFPGIGKRTAIRMVLHLLKQNDDEVTTLGELILKTRTEIKYCKICHNLSDKEVCNICSDNSRDHSSVCVVEDLRDIIAIENTSQFNGVYHVLGGLISPIEGVSPSELNINSLIKRIEKDEIKELIFALNANMEGDTTMFYISKQLKNKKIKLSAISRGISVGGELEFADEITLGRSIKNRTTYHI; the protein is encoded by the coding sequence ATGGAATATTCTTCCCAAATAATAAAAAATCTTGTTGACAGTTTTGTTAGATTCCCCGGTATTGGAAAAAGAACAGCAATAAGAATGGTGCTTCATCTGTTAAAACAAAATGATGATGAGGTAACAACACTGGGAGAATTAATTTTAAAAACCAGAACTGAAATAAAATATTGTAAAATCTGCCATAACTTATCGGATAAAGAAGTTTGTAATATTTGTAGTGATAATTCAAGGGATCATAGTAGTGTTTGTGTTGTTGAAGATTTAAGGGATATTATTGCAATAGAAAACACCAGCCAATTTAATGGCGTTTATCACGTTTTAGGAGGTTTAATTTCTCCAATCGAAGGTGTTAGTCCATCGGAATTAAATATTAATTCCTTAATAAAACGTATTGAAAAGGATGAAATAAAAGAACTTATTTTTGCTCTGAATGCAAATATGGAAGGAGACACAACAATGTTTTATATTTCAAAACAACTTAAAAACAAAAAAATAAAATTATCAGCTATTTCAAGAGGAATCTCAGTTGGTGGTGAACTGGAATTCGCTGATGAAATTACTCTTGGTAGAAGTATTAAAAATCGTACTACATATCATATTTAA